In Clupea harengus chromosome 1, Ch_v2.0.2, whole genome shotgun sequence, one DNA window encodes the following:
- the usp22 gene encoding ubiquitin carboxyl-terminal hydrolase 22 isoform X1 yields the protein MSPAGCSHVSGFKVDNWRQNMRVIYQCFVWSGAPETRKLKAKSCVCHMCGVHLNRLHSCLYCVFFGCFSKKHIHEHAKTKRHNLAVDLLYGGVFCFLCQDYIYDKDMELIAREEQRKAWKLQGVGEKFSTWEPTKRELELLRNNPKRRKITSNCTIGLRGLINLGNTCFMNCIVQALTHTPLLRDFFLSDRHKCEMQANSCLVCEMSQLFQEFYSGHRSPHIPFRLLHLVWTHARHLAGYEQQDAHEFLIAALDVLHRHCRGDDNGKKANNPNHCSCIIDQIFTGGLQSDVTCQECHGVSTTIDPFWDISLDLPGCSAPFWPLSPGTDPNGEHHGTDANGTGTTTLTDCLRRFTRPEHLGSSAKIKCSGCHSYQESTKQLTMKRLPIVACFHLKRFEHSAKLRRKISTYVSFPLELDMTPFMASSRESRMNGQYQQQLDSLNNDNKYSLFAVVNHQGTLESGHYLTFIRQHKDQWFKCDDAIITKASIGDVLSSEGYLLFYHKQFLEYE from the exons ATGAGTCCAGCGGGGTGCTCGCACGTGAGCGGATTCAAGGTGGACAACTGGAGGCAGAACATGCGCGTGATCTACCAGTGCTTTGTGTGGAGCGGGGCGCCAGAGACCAGGAAACTAAAG gctaagtcgtgtgtgtgtcacatgtgcgGGGTCCATCTGAACCGGCTGCACTCCTGCCTCTACTGCGTCTTCTTCGGATGCTTTTCCAAGAAACACATCCATGAACACGCCAAAACAAAGAGACACAAcctgg ctgtagACCTCCTGTATGGGGGCGTGTTCTGTTTCCTGTGCCAAGACTACATCTATGATAAAGACATGGAGCTGATCGccagagaagaacagaggaaaGCCTGGAAACtgcagg GTGTGGGGGAGAAGTTCTCCACATGGGAGCCCACCAAACgagagctggagctgctgagAAACAACCCTAAGAGACGCAAGATCACCAGCAACTGCACCatcg ggtTGCGTGGTCTGATTAATCTGGGGAACACCTGCTTCATGAACTGCATAGTTCAGGCGCTTACCCACACTCCCCTGCTGAGAGACTTCTTCCTGTCTGACCGCCACAAGTGTGAGATGCAGGCTAACTCCTGCCTGGTGTGTGAGATGTCCCAGCTCTTCCAGGag TTCTACTCCGGCCATCGCTCTCCTCACATTCCCTTCCGGCTGCTGCACCTGGTGTGGACTCACGCGCGCCACCTAGCGGGCTACGAGCAGCAGGACGCCCACGAGTTCCTCATCGCCGCGCTCGACGTGCTGCACAGACACTGtagag gagatgACAATGGGAAGAAGGCCAACAACCCAAACCACTGCAGCTGCATCATCGACCAGATCTTCACTGGAGGCCTGCAGTCCGATGTCACCTGCCAAGAATGCCA tggcgTTTCCACGACGATAGACCCGTTCTGGGACATCAGTCTGGACCTGCCTGGTTGCTCCGCCCCCTTCTGGCCACTCAGCCCCGGAACCGACCCCAATGGAGAACACCACGGAACCGACGCCAACGGAACCGGCACAACTACACTAACAGACTGCCTGCGCAG ATTCACTAGGCCGGAGCACTTGGGGAGCAGCGCTAAGATCAAGTGCAGTGGTTGCCATAGCTACCAGGAGTCCACCAAACAGCTGACCATGAAGAGGCTGCCCATAGTGGCATGTTTCCACCTgaag cgCTTTGAGCACTCTGCCAAGCTGAGGAGGAAGATCTCTACCTACGTCTCCTTCCCTCTGGAGCTGGACATGACTCCCTTCATGgcctccag TAGGGAGAGCAGGATGAATGGACAGTACCAGCAGCAACTGGATTCTCTAAACAACGACAACaa GTATTCATTGTTTGCAGTAGTCAACCACCAGGGGACGCTAGAGAGCGGTCACTATCTCACGTTCATCCGGCAGCACAAGGACCAGTGGTTCAAGTGTGATGATGCCATCATCACCAAAGCTAGCATTGGAGACGTGCTCAGCAGCGAGGG gtaCCTGCTCTTCTACCACAAGCAGTTTCTGGAGTATGAGTGA
- the usp22 gene encoding ubiquitin carboxyl-terminal hydrolase 22 isoform X2, whose product MSPAGCSHVSGFKVDNWRQNMRVIYQCFVWSGAPETRKLKAKSCVCHMCGVHLNRLHSCLYCVFFGCFSKKHIHEHAKTKRHNLAVDLLYGGVFCFLCQDYIYDKDMELIAREEQRKAWKLQGVGEKFSTWEPTKRELELLRNNPKRRKITSNCTIGLRGLINLGNTCFMNCIVQALTHTPLLRDFFLSDRHKCEMQANSCLVCEMSQLFQEFYSGHRSPHIPFRLLHLVWTHARHLAGYEQQDAHEFLIAALDVLHRHCRDDNGKKANNPNHCSCIIDQIFTGGLQSDVTCQECHGVSTTIDPFWDISLDLPGCSAPFWPLSPGTDPNGEHHGTDANGTGTTTLTDCLRRFTRPEHLGSSAKIKCSGCHSYQESTKQLTMKRLPIVACFHLKRFEHSAKLRRKISTYVSFPLELDMTPFMASSRESRMNGQYQQQLDSLNNDNKYSLFAVVNHQGTLESGHYLTFIRQHKDQWFKCDDAIITKASIGDVLSSEGYLLFYHKQFLEYE is encoded by the exons ATGAGTCCAGCGGGGTGCTCGCACGTGAGCGGATTCAAGGTGGACAACTGGAGGCAGAACATGCGCGTGATCTACCAGTGCTTTGTGTGGAGCGGGGCGCCAGAGACCAGGAAACTAAAG gctaagtcgtgtgtgtgtcacatgtgcgGGGTCCATCTGAACCGGCTGCACTCCTGCCTCTACTGCGTCTTCTTCGGATGCTTTTCCAAGAAACACATCCATGAACACGCCAAAACAAAGAGACACAAcctgg ctgtagACCTCCTGTATGGGGGCGTGTTCTGTTTCCTGTGCCAAGACTACATCTATGATAAAGACATGGAGCTGATCGccagagaagaacagaggaaaGCCTGGAAACtgcagg GTGTGGGGGAGAAGTTCTCCACATGGGAGCCCACCAAACgagagctggagctgctgagAAACAACCCTAAGAGACGCAAGATCACCAGCAACTGCACCatcg ggtTGCGTGGTCTGATTAATCTGGGGAACACCTGCTTCATGAACTGCATAGTTCAGGCGCTTACCCACACTCCCCTGCTGAGAGACTTCTTCCTGTCTGACCGCCACAAGTGTGAGATGCAGGCTAACTCCTGCCTGGTGTGTGAGATGTCCCAGCTCTTCCAGGag TTCTACTCCGGCCATCGCTCTCCTCACATTCCCTTCCGGCTGCTGCACCTGGTGTGGACTCACGCGCGCCACCTAGCGGGCTACGAGCAGCAGGACGCCCACGAGTTCCTCATCGCCGCGCTCGACGTGCTGCACAGACACTGtagag atgACAATGGGAAGAAGGCCAACAACCCAAACCACTGCAGCTGCATCATCGACCAGATCTTCACTGGAGGCCTGCAGTCCGATGTCACCTGCCAAGAATGCCA tggcgTTTCCACGACGATAGACCCGTTCTGGGACATCAGTCTGGACCTGCCTGGTTGCTCCGCCCCCTTCTGGCCACTCAGCCCCGGAACCGACCCCAATGGAGAACACCACGGAACCGACGCCAACGGAACCGGCACAACTACACTAACAGACTGCCTGCGCAG ATTCACTAGGCCGGAGCACTTGGGGAGCAGCGCTAAGATCAAGTGCAGTGGTTGCCATAGCTACCAGGAGTCCACCAAACAGCTGACCATGAAGAGGCTGCCCATAGTGGCATGTTTCCACCTgaag cgCTTTGAGCACTCTGCCAAGCTGAGGAGGAAGATCTCTACCTACGTCTCCTTCCCTCTGGAGCTGGACATGACTCCCTTCATGgcctccag TAGGGAGAGCAGGATGAATGGACAGTACCAGCAGCAACTGGATTCTCTAAACAACGACAACaa GTATTCATTGTTTGCAGTAGTCAACCACCAGGGGACGCTAGAGAGCGGTCACTATCTCACGTTCATCCGGCAGCACAAGGACCAGTGGTTCAAGTGTGATGATGCCATCATCACCAAAGCTAGCATTGGAGACGTGCTCAGCAGCGAGGG gtaCCTGCTCTTCTACCACAAGCAGTTTCTGGAGTATGAGTGA